In Rhodamnia argentea isolate NSW1041297 chromosome 4, ASM2092103v1, whole genome shotgun sequence, the following proteins share a genomic window:
- the LOC115750798 gene encoding stemmadenine O-acetyltransferase-like, with the protein MAMKVEVVSTESIKPSSPTPSHLRNFKFCLLDQLAPPFYIPVVLFYSAPDDKAARNCASVTGNLKTSLSQALSLFYPLGGRVKGNASVDCNDEGALYLEAKAHFELSEVLSNPDINQLQQFLPFCPYRVGPNIEEQVIVGVQATLFDCGGIGIGICISHKIADGASVSAFLSAWSEIAINGIDGEAGLITPFLKASELFQPEDINFQMPSGVISSEKLSTKRFRFDGKSLARLRARFGSASPTRVEAVTALIWKSAVEAARKRLERNENYPPSSAATHVVNIRSRVRPHPLPENALGNLWHSIVAPLMEPNKGYELQDFAGILRKSIRAVDAEYLNALQGEMALAKACESLMAARKLVAASASVGEIELYRFSSWARFPFYEVDFGWGRPSWVCTTSVPMKNVVILMGTERGDGIEAWITLAEHDMIEFESDDELLQFVAPSPQL; encoded by the coding sequence ATGGCCATGAAAGTTGAGGTTGTCTCCACAGAGAGCATCAAGCCTTCCTCTCCAACTCCATCTCACCTCAGGAACTTCAAGTTCTGCCTCCTTGACCAGCTGGCTCCTCCGTTTTACATTCCTGTCGTCCTGTTCTACTCGGCTCCCGACGACAAGGCGGCACGAAACTGTGCCTCGGTGACGGGAAACTTGAAAACTTCGCTCTCACAGGCACTCTCCCTCTTCTACCCTCTAGGCGGAAGGGTGAAGGGCAACGCTTCCGTCGATTGCAATGATGAGGGCGCGCTCTATTTGGAGGCGAAAGCTCACTTCGAGTTGTCCGAAGTCTTGTCGAACCCAGACATCAATCAGCTGCAGCAATTCCTCCCATTCTGTCCTTACAGAGTCGGTCCCAACATTGAGGAACAAGTCATTGTAGGGGTCCAAGCCACCTTGTTCGACTGTGGCGGCATCGGGATTGGCATCTGCATCTCTCACAAGATCGCTGACGGTGCGTCGGTCTCCGCTTTCCTCTCTGCATGGTCCGAAATTGCCATCAATGGCATTGATGGCGAAGCCGGTCTCATCACTCCCTTCTTGAAAGCATCTGAGCTCTTCCAACCAGAGGACATAAATTTCCAAATGCCATCTGGGGTCATCAGCAGTGAGAAGCTTTCAACCAAGAGGTTTCGATTCGACGGCAAGAGCTTGGCCCGCCTCAGGGCCAGATTCGGCAGTGCCTCTCCTACTCGCGTTGAGGCCGTGACTGCTCTCATATGGAAATCCGCCGTGGAGGCAGCGAGGAAGAGGCTGGAGCGGAACGAGAACTATCCCCCATCATCTGCAGCCACACATGTGGTGAACATCAGAAGCAGGGTGAGGCCACATCCATTACCTGAGAATGCCTTGGGCAATCTTTGGCATTCCATTGTGGCACCACTCATGGAACCAAACAAGGGATATGAATTGCAGGACTTTGCTGGCATTCTCAGGAAATCAATAAGGGCGGTTGATGCCGAATATCTGAACGCGCTTCAAGGTGAGATGGCATTGGCCAAAGCCTGCGAGAGCCTCATGGCGGCGCGGAAGCTGGTGGCCGCATCTGCATCCGTGGGAGAGATCGAACTCTACAGGTTCAGCAGCTGGGCTAGGTTCCCGTTCTATGAGGTAGATTTCGGCTGGGGAAGGCCTTCTTGGGTGTGCACCACCAGCGTGCCGATGAAAAACGTGGTGATTTTGATGGGAACGGAGCGTGGGGACGGGATCGAAGCGTGGATCACCCTGGCCGAGCACGACATGATCGAGTTTGAGAGCGACGATGAGTTGCTACAGTTCGTTGCTCCGAGCCCCCAATTATGA